A DNA window from Vigna angularis cultivar LongXiaoDou No.4 chromosome 1, ASM1680809v1, whole genome shotgun sequence contains the following coding sequences:
- the LOC108340768 gene encoding phospholipase A1-IIgamma, protein MDSIGRKWRDLSGRNNWQGLLDPLDIDLRHYILHYGQLAQATYDAFNSEKLSEYAGNCRYSKRDFFSKVGLEHGNPFKYDVTEFLYATSKASGSTEFILNCLSMDEWIVESNWIGYVAVATDKGKAALGRRDIVVALRGIVQASEWVQNLQFPSDPATLIFPNAHRAEVHGGFYSLYTSNNPGSRRTKTSIRDQVLKEVRRLVEKYKNEEISISVTGHSLGAALATLTAVDIIGQGLNKRKEQPQRVCPVTAFLFATPRVGNSLFGKIFSKYKHLRALRIRNKKDQVPKLPIGLTVVGEELVIDTRKSKFLKNGVSAHNLEAYLHGVAGTQGKKGGFNLEVNRDIALLNKNLDALKNEYRVPVEWRVHENKGMVQQSDGTWKLIDHNEDVSPSLRARL, encoded by the exons ATGGATAGCATAGGAAGAAAATGGAGAGATCTTAGTGGGAGAAATAATTGGCAAGGTCTGCTAGACCCTCTAGACATTGACCTTCGCCATTACATCTTACACTATGGACAACTTGCTCAAGCTACATATGATGCTTTCAACTCAGAAAAGTTATCTGAGTACGCTGGAAACTGTCGATATTCCAAGAGGGATTTCTTTTCCAAAGTTGGTTTGGAACATGGGAATCCTTTCAAGTATGATGTGACTGAGTTCCTATATGCAACTTCCAAAGCTAGTGGTTCGACAGAGTTTATCTTAAACTGTTTGTCGATGGATGAATGGATCGTGGAATCAAATTGGATAGGGTATGTTGCTGTTGCCACTGATAAAGGCAAAGCAGCACTAGGAAGGAGGGATATCGTGGTTGCTTTGAGGGGAATAGTTCAGGCTTCCGAATGGGTTCAAAATTTACAATTCCCTTCGGACCCTGCCACACTCATATTCCCTAATGCTCATCGTGCTGAAGTACACGGTGGTTTTTACTCCCTTTACACCTCAAACAACCCCGGTTCGCGTAGAACTAAGACCAGTATTCGAGATCAG GTCCTGAAGGAGGTTAGAAGACTTGTGGAGAAATACAAGAATGAAGAAATTAGCATAAGTGTGACAGGGCACAGCTTAGGTGCTGCACTAGCAACTTTAACTGCTGTGGACATAATTGGCCAAGGATTGAACAAACGGAAAGAGCAACCACAAAGAGTATGTCCCGTGACAGCATTTCTGTTCGCGACTCCTCGTGTTGGAAACTCTCTCTTCGGGAAGATCTTCAGCAAGTACAAGCATCTGCGAGCACTGCGCATTCGTAATAAGAAGGATCAAGTTCCTAAACTTCCCATTGGCCTCACCGTTGTGGGTGAAGAACTCGTGATCGACACTAGAAAATCCAAGTTCTTGAAGAATGGGGTGAGTGCGCATAACTTGGAGGCTTATTTGCATGGAGTTGCTGGAACGCAAGGGAAAAAGGGAGGGTTCAATTTGGAGGTGAATCGTGACATTGCACTCTTGAACAAGAACTTGGATGCATTGAAAAATGAATATCGTGTTCCTGTTGAATGGAGGGTGCACGAGAACAAGGGTATGGTTCAGCAATCAGATGGTACTTGGAAGCTTATAGATCACAACGAGGATGTTAGTCCATCGTTACGTGCTAGATTATAG